A genomic segment from Spinacia oleracea cultivar Varoflay chromosome 3, BTI_SOV_V1, whole genome shotgun sequence encodes:
- the LOC110786293 gene encoding zinc finger BED domain-containing protein RICESLEEPER 2-like — MTGFPVVNNPFLCSGKSVPLEKKLTEGREYVVRKGKKKATFWDYYIEYIEDGTIRAECKFCDKHFGADPNTNGTKNLKYHSERCLGNPMNKDKGKGTQTELYFQPGDGDKDDEDGDGKLKYGTVNLKELREVVVRMIIVDELPFRFVEKVGFKYMMSIACPRFHIPSRTTIARDCFQLYSTEKTKLKNMFKNCQKICVTTDTWTSIQRINYMCLTAHFIDNDWKLHKKIINFCPISSHKGEAIGKAVEHCLETWGIEDKLFTVTVDNASSNDVACAHLRRMVQRTGCVSDGKFLHIRCIAHIINLIVWDGIIENGVCIDRVRNAVKFVKNSPART; from the coding sequence atgacgggatttcccgtcgttaataacCCCTTTCTTTGTAGTGGTAAGTCCGTACCTCTGGAAAAGAAGCTAACAGAGGGACGTGAATATGTGGTTAGAAAAGGTAAGAAGAAGGCAACCTTTTGGGATTACTATATTGAGTACATAGAAGATGGAACTATACGAGCCGAGTGTAAGTTTTGTGATAAACATTTTGGTGCTGATCCTAATACTAACGGAACAAAAAATCTTAAGTATCATTCAGAAAGGTGTCTTGGTAATCCTATGAACAAAGATAAGGGTAAAGGAACGCAAACTGAATTGTATTTTCAACCTGGGGATGGAGACAAGGACGACGAGGATGGTGATGGAAAACTAAAATATGGAACAGTTAATTTGAAAGAACTTAGAGAAGTAGTAGTTCGTATGATTATTGTTGACGAGCTTCCTTTTAGATTTGTTGAGAAAGTTGGCTTTAAGTACATGATGAGTATTGCTTGTCCTAGATTTCATATTCCATCACGTACCACTATTGCACGTGATTGTTTTCAGCTCTATTCTACTGAAAAGACAAAGTTAAAAAATATGTTTAAGAATTGTCAAAAAATTTGTGTGACAACTGATACATGGACTTCAATTCAGAGAATTAATTACATGTGTCTCACAGCTCATTTCATTGACAATGATTGGAAATTGcataaaaaaatcataaatttttgtCCAATTTCTAGTCATAAGGGTGAGGCTATTGGAAAAGCAGTAGAGCATTGTTTGGAAACTTGGGGTATTGAGGACAAACTTTTTACTGTCACTGTTGATAATGCTAGTTCTAATGATGTTGCTTGTGCTCACTTAAGAAGAATGGTGCAACGAACTGGATGTGTTAGTGATGGAAAATTTCTTCATATTAGATGCATTGCTCATATTATTAATCTTATTGTGTGGGATGGCATTATAGAGAATGGAGTGTGCATTGATAGGGTTCGAAATGCTGTTAAGTTTGTTAAGAATTCTCCTGCAAGAACATAA